A stretch of Bacillus spongiae DNA encodes these proteins:
- the spoVAD gene encoding stage V sporulation protein AD, which produces MENGSHTWEFNQKPVILSTGVVGGPFEKRGALTKDFDSFYEDLWMGEDSYEKAHRVLIEDAVQLSLSKQKLESKDVQFFLSGDLINQITPSSFAARTNGIPYLGLFGACSTSMEGLALAGFLVNHGGAQYVITGAASHNTTAEKQFRYPTEYGGQKPPTAQWTVTGAGYALVGRGSLAQGPHPRVTSATIGKVIDLGLSDPFNMGGAMAPAAVDTISQHLKDRGISTDYYDLIITGDLATIGRETALELLSERKININSEIFKDCGLLIYSQEQPVQAGGSGAGCSATVLYGHLLNEMKKGTYQKILVVATGALMSPLSFQQKESIPCVAHAVSIEYL; this is translated from the coding sequence ATGGAAAACGGGAGTCATACATGGGAATTTAATCAAAAGCCAGTTATTTTGTCAACTGGCGTTGTAGGAGGTCCGTTTGAAAAAAGAGGCGCTCTTACAAAAGATTTTGACTCATTTTATGAAGATTTATGGATGGGGGAAGATTCTTATGAAAAGGCTCATCGTGTATTAATCGAGGACGCAGTTCAATTATCGTTATCGAAGCAGAAATTGGAATCAAAAGATGTTCAATTTTTTCTATCGGGAGATTTAATTAATCAAATCACCCCATCTAGCTTTGCTGCAAGAACGAATGGAATCCCATACCTTGGATTGTTTGGCGCTTGTTCCACTTCAATGGAAGGACTGGCTCTCGCAGGTTTTCTTGTAAATCATGGAGGAGCACAGTATGTAATTACAGGTGCTGCAAGCCATAATACCACTGCTGAGAAGCAATTTCGTTACCCTACGGAGTATGGGGGCCAAAAACCCCCTACAGCTCAATGGACTGTGACTGGAGCTGGGTATGCATTAGTAGGAAGGGGGAGTTTAGCTCAAGGACCCCATCCCCGCGTAACGTCCGCCACGATTGGAAAGGTTATTGACTTAGGGTTGAGTGATCCTTTTAATATGGGTGGGGCTATGGCTCCAGCTGCCGTCGATACGATCTCTCAGCACTTAAAAGACCGAGGAATCTCCACTGACTACTATGATTTAATTATTACAGGAGATTTAGCTACAATCGGAAGAGAAACAGCACTTGAGCTGCTGTCTGAACGGAAAATAAATATTAATTCAGAAATATTTAAGGACTGCGGCTTATTAATCTACAGTCAAGAACAGCCTGTTCAAGCGGGAGGAAGTGGTGCCGGGTGTTCAGCCACCGTATTGTATGGACATTTATTAAATGAAATGAAAAAGGGGACGTACCAGAAGATTTTAGTGGTTGCCACTGGAGCACTGATGTCTCCGTTAAGCTTTCAACAAAAGGAAAGTATACCGTGTGTTGCCCATGCGGTTTCGATCGAATATTTATAA
- the spoVAE gene encoding stage V sporulation protein AE, which yields MLPMFFWAFVVGGGICVIGQLLFDVAKLTPAHTLSLLVVIGAILEGFGLYEPLVDFAGAGATIPITSFGNALVHGAMQEAEQYGIIGVLTGMFEVTSSGISAAIIFGFIGALLFKPKG from the coding sequence ATGCTACCAATGTTTTTTTGGGCCTTTGTCGTTGGGGGAGGGATTTGTGTGATAGGTCAGCTTCTTTTCGATGTAGCAAAGCTCACTCCAGCTCACACATTAAGTCTTTTAGTGGTTATAGGTGCTATCTTAGAAGGGTTTGGATTATATGAACCGTTAGTTGATTTTGCTGGTGCCGGGGCAACGATACCAATTACAAGCTTTGGGAATGCACTCGTTCATGGTGCAATGCAAGAAGCAGAACAGTATGGGATTATTGGTGTCTTAACTGGGATGTTTGAGGTAACCAGCTCTGGTATATCTGCAGCCATTATTTTTGGTTTTATAGGCGCGCTCTTATTTAAGCCGAAAGGGTAA
- a CDS encoding DUF421 domain-containing protein: MPGYFEVILRSTFIILGLFVITKLLGKKQLSKLSFFEYITGITVGDIAGSLSMERELNLLEGIISLLIWSLVPLLVSIFGMHSSKFRHIVEGTPTVFIDEGEINEDALRKEKYTVDELLEQLRKKNIFRVEDVSFASLDTNGDLSVLVKREKQPLLFEDLFEFQSISTPPQAVISDGIVDEKTLEKVGYSLDWLEKELKKRSLSIKDIFLAQLDKEGTLTFDLFDWKDKQV, encoded by the coding sequence ATGCCTGGTTATTTCGAAGTCATTTTAAGAAGTACGTTTATTATTTTAGGTCTTTTTGTTATTACTAAGCTTTTAGGCAAAAAACAACTTTCAAAGCTATCTTTCTTTGAGTATATAACAGGAATTACTGTAGGTGATATAGCAGGCTCTTTGTCGATGGAAAGAGAGCTAAATTTACTTGAAGGGATTATTTCACTACTAATATGGTCCTTAGTACCGCTACTCGTGTCGATTTTTGGCATGCATTCCTCGAAGTTTAGACATATTGTTGAAGGGACGCCAACGGTATTTATTGATGAAGGGGAAATAAACGAAGATGCGCTCAGAAAAGAAAAATATACAGTAGACGAGCTTTTAGAACAACTTAGAAAGAAGAATATTTTTCGCGTTGAAGATGTTTCCTTTGCTTCATTAGATACAAATGGAGATTTAAGTGTGTTAGTCAAAAGAGAAAAGCAGCCTTTATTATTTGAAGACTTATTTGAATTTCAAAGTATTTCAACTCCTCCCCAAGCAGTCATTAGCGATGGAATAGTTGATGAGAAAACGTTAGAAAAAGTAGGTTATTCTCTTGATTGGTTAGAAAAAGAATTGAAAAAGCGCTCACTTAGTATCAAGGATATTTTTTTAGCTCAATTAGATAAAGAAGGAACGTTGACGTTTGATTTATTTGACTGGAAAGATAAACAGGTATAA
- a CDS encoding YjcZ family sporulation protein, with product MYGYGGYGYGCCSYGYGGGVIGSTFVLIVVLFILLIIVGAVVC from the coding sequence ATGTACGGGTACGGAGGTTATGGCTATGGCTGTTGTAGCTATGGTTATGGTGGTGGAGTCATTGGTTCCACTTTTGTATTAATTGTAGTCTTGTTCATTTTACTAATTATCGTAGGAGCAGTTGTTTGCTAA
- a CDS encoding stage VI sporulation protein F codes for MENNFFKNIEKKTGVNMNEIMELANSLQNANFKDEKTVRQVIKRVSQIANKKVPKELEDQIVKSIVNDGKQLDMGTISKMLNQKKK; via the coding sequence ATGGAAAATAATTTCTTTAAAAATATTGAAAAGAAAACCGGTGTAAACATGAATGAGATTATGGAGTTAGCTAACTCCTTACAAAATGCAAATTTTAAAGATGAAAAAACAGTTCGTCAAGTTATAAAACGAGTATCCCAAATTGCAAATAAAAAAGTTCCGAAAGAGCTAGAAGATCAAATTGTTAAGTCCATTGTAAATGATGGGAAACAGCTTGACATGGGCACAATTTCAAAAATGTTAAATCAAAAGAAAAAGTAA
- a CDS encoding MBL fold metallo-hydrolase, with protein sequence MELIRLTQHVYYFHAAVNIGYITYQDKGLLIDSGIDASASKKVIKLLAQKELPLNYIVLTHAHADHIGGAKWLQENKDVEIYAPKMEGAVMENTILEPIYLWNGAEPLPELKNKFLMAESIQIHSWLPNEGEIQIGPFTLQMMYLPGHSYQQIGLSYESILFAADALFGIDVLAKHKIPFIVSARKTMDTLKYLLDTDYIGVVPGHGQFEAEPTYKKTIRANLDVHHELINTIYEFVQRDKTVSFHQVIEYLLRLKSIHAKNIASWLLFRTSITAYLTYLVESKKVHVDIRENRLMVHDLTE encoded by the coding sequence ATGGAGTTGATTCGTCTCACACAGCACGTTTATTATTTTCATGCGGCTGTAAATATTGGTTATATTACATATCAAGACAAGGGGTTATTAATTGATTCAGGAATTGACGCATCTGCATCAAAGAAGGTTATTAAGTTGTTAGCGCAAAAGGAGCTTCCGCTTAATTATATCGTTTTAACTCACGCTCATGCAGACCATATCGGCGGTGCGAAGTGGTTACAAGAGAATAAGGACGTAGAAATTTATGCACCAAAAATGGAAGGTGCAGTAATGGAAAATACCATTTTAGAACCGATTTATCTTTGGAATGGTGCAGAACCACTACCAGAATTGAAAAATAAATTTCTAATGGCTGAATCAATACAAATTCATTCATGGTTACCAAACGAAGGTGAGATACAAATCGGCCCCTTCACCTTACAAATGATGTATTTACCAGGGCATAGCTACCAACAAATTGGACTATCCTATGAATCCATTTTATTTGCCGCAGATGCTCTTTTTGGAATAGATGTTTTGGCGAAACATAAAATTCCCTTTATCGTTTCAGCAAGGAAGACAATGGATACATTAAAGTATCTATTAGATACTGACTATATAGGGGTTGTTCCAGGACACGGCCAATTTGAAGCAGAACCAACCTATAAGAAAACGATTAGGGCGAATCTTGACGTTCATCATGAACTCATTAATACTATTTATGAGTTTGTTCAACGGGACAAGACTGTGTCTTTCCATCAAGTAATAGAGTACTTGTTACGGTTAAAAAGCATTCATGCCAAAAATATAGCATCATGGCTGTTATTTCGTACATCTATCACGGCTTACTTGACCTATTTGGTTGAATCAAAAAAAGTACATGTGGATATAAGGGAAAACCGATTAATGGTTCATGATTTGACCGAGTAG
- a CDS encoding DUF421 domain-containing protein: MSFMSIGIELTIGFVFLFAVTKILGKTQINQISAFDFISALILGELVGNALYDEDSGITEIIFTVSLWGTLIFLTEYVTQKSRILRHIIEGTPSIIIRKGNINYKELKKNHLDMNQLQHLLRNKGVFSIRECEYVILESDGSVSILRKPLFDPVRKKDLNLQPEAAYLPLSLILDGEILYDNLKIIDKDEEWLFLQMKEKGCSDPKEVLFAEYIEGEPLLIQSYSVKS; encoded by the coding sequence ATGAGCTTTATGAGCATAGGAATAGAGCTTACAATCGGCTTTGTTTTCTTGTTTGCCGTTACAAAAATACTTGGTAAGACGCAAATCAATCAAATTTCCGCGTTTGATTTTATCTCCGCACTTATTTTAGGAGAATTAGTCGGAAATGCCCTTTATGATGAAGATTCAGGTATAACAGAAATTATTTTTACCGTCTCTCTCTGGGGTACATTAATTTTCCTAACAGAGTATGTGACACAAAAATCCCGCATACTACGACATATTATTGAGGGGACACCTTCGATTATTATTCGAAAAGGAAACATTAATTATAAAGAGTTAAAAAAAAATCACTTAGATATGAACCAGCTACAGCATCTTTTACGAAATAAAGGGGTCTTCTCTATCCGGGAATGTGAATATGTCATACTGGAATCTGACGGATCTGTGAGCATATTAAGGAAGCCCCTTTTTGACCCAGTTCGTAAAAAAGATTTGAATTTACAACCAGAAGCCGCTTATTTGCCTCTCTCATTAATACTAGATGGTGAAATACTATACGACAATTTAAAGATCATTGACAAAGATGAAGAGTGGTTATTTCTACAAATGAAAGAAAAAGGATGTTCTGATCCAAAGGAGGTTTTATTTGCAGAATATATTGAAGGAGAACCATTATTAATACAAAGCTACTCGGTCAAATCATGA
- a CDS encoding GNAT family N-acetyltransferase, with translation MKVIIANTDKEIQDAFTIRTRVFVDEQQVPEEEEIDKFESTSTHFVLYDHNTPVGAGRFRILDGIGKVERICVIKDYRGKGAGFHIMEAIHDYAKSKVQSLKLNAQTQAIPFYEKLGYTVDSEEFLDAGIPHKTMIKAL, from the coding sequence GTGAAAGTAATAATTGCAAACACCGATAAAGAAATTCAGGATGCCTTTACAATAAGAACTCGTGTGTTCGTTGACGAACAACAGGTTCCTGAAGAAGAAGAAATCGACAAGTTTGAATCAACCAGTACCCATTTTGTATTATATGACCATAACACTCCTGTTGGAGCTGGTCGGTTTCGAATACTTGACGGAATAGGAAAAGTTGAGCGTATTTGTGTCATCAAGGATTATCGAGGAAAAGGTGCTGGATTTCATATTATGGAAGCAATTCATGATTATGCTAAATCTAAGGTCCAATCATTAAAGCTAAATGCGCAAACACAAGCGATTCCCTTTTATGAGAAATTAGGGTATACAGTTGATTCGGAAGAGTTTTTAGACGCGGGTATTCCTCATAAAACGATGATAAAAGCACTGTAA
- a CDS encoding YjcG family protein encodes MNYGIVIFPSKKLQDQANSYRKRYDPHYALITPHLTLKNSFEANDEQIQQLSQRLQNISKQHEPFSLKVSKISSFQPVNNVIYLKVEPSDALDDLHKTMHGQDLLGDQPEYSFVPHITIAQGLSNDEHSDVYGSLRMLGISHEEIIDRFHLLYQLENGSWTVYETFRLGKDS; translated from the coding sequence ATGAATTATGGAATTGTTATATTCCCATCCAAAAAACTTCAAGATCAAGCAAATTCTTACCGTAAGCGTTATGATCCACATTACGCCCTTATTACTCCTCATTTAACGTTAAAAAACTCATTTGAAGCCAACGACGAACAGATTCAGCAATTAAGTCAACGACTTCAAAATATTAGCAAGCAGCACGAACCCTTCTCCTTGAAGGTGAGTAAAATTAGTTCGTTCCAGCCTGTCAACAATGTGATTTACCTTAAAGTAGAACCTTCAGACGCTTTAGATGATTTACATAAAACTATGCATGGACAAGATTTACTCGGTGACCAACCTGAATATAGTTTTGTCCCCCATATCACCATTGCCCAAGGGTTATCGAATGATGAACATTCTGACGTCTATGGATCTCTACGAATGCTAGGTATCTCACACGAAGAAATCATAGATCGCTTTCACCTTTTATACCAACTAGAAAATGGATCGTGGACGGTTTATGAAACATTCCGTTTAGGAAAGGACAGTTAA
- a CDS encoding esterase family protein translates to MATSRGMIEEQTIFSSYLQEDISLLIYLPENFSPLYKYSLLIVQDGKDYIQLGRLPRLADQLLDNDEIDNTIIVAIPYNNVKDRRNKYHPEGEQSEAYIRFIAHELTPYLDKIFPTYQMGMGRILMGDSLAATVSLRTALKYPNTFGKVILQSPYVDDSVLEEVRAFTQTPLLDIYHIIGKKETAVKTTDGGTKNFIEPNRELHTLMNEKGFNSFYEEFDGDHTWKYWQPDLKRALKMML, encoded by the coding sequence ATGGCAACTTCAAGAGGCATGATAGAAGAGCAAACAATTTTTAGCTCTTACTTACAAGAAGATATATCGTTACTAATTTATTTACCGGAAAATTTCTCACCTCTATATAAGTACTCTCTTCTGATTGTGCAAGATGGAAAGGACTATATTCAATTAGGACGGTTACCCCGTTTAGCTGATCAATTATTGGATAATGATGAAATTGACAATACGATTATCGTCGCAATTCCGTATAATAATGTGAAAGATCGAAGAAATAAATATCACCCTGAAGGGGAACAAAGTGAAGCGTATATTCGTTTTATCGCCCATGAGCTAACTCCTTATTTAGATAAAATCTTCCCTACCTACCAGATGGGAATGGGTCGCATTTTAATGGGAGACTCACTAGCTGCCACCGTTTCATTACGAACTGCATTAAAATATCCAAATACATTTGGAAAAGTAATATTGCAGTCACCCTATGTAGATGACAGCGTATTAGAAGAAGTTCGAGCCTTTACACAGACACCACTACTGGATATTTATCATATTATTGGGAAAAAAGAAACAGCAGTAAAAACGACAGATGGCGGTACAAAAAATTTTATCGAACCAAATAGAGAATTACATACCTTAATGAATGAAAAAGGTTTTAACTCCTTTTATGAAGAATTTGACGGAGATCATACTTGGAAGTATTGGCAACCTGACTTAAAAAGAGCGTTAAAAATGATGTTATAA
- a CDS encoding TAXI family TRAP transporter solute-binding subunit: MKKKSFILSAILLLAVSMVLAACGGGSDKGEGGEVDFITIATGGTGGTYFPLGGSFADIIQDATSLDASAETSGASAENMATLKDGKIEVAFTQTDIASYAAEGEQMFSDNKVETARGIATLYPETIQIVTTKASGIKTVEDLKGKVVSVGEAGSGTRLNAEQILEVHGMTFDDLTVRDLSFNDSTTGIQDGTIDAAFITSGTPTGSVEGLAATQDISIVSIADDKIEEIVGKYPYYAKDEIAGGTYSKVDDAVTTVAVRAMLVTREDLPEDVVYDITKAIFENTDKITHAKGKIISAETALEGMGIELHPGAKKYFDEMGIQ, from the coding sequence ATGAAAAAGAAGAGTTTTATTTTATCAGCAATTTTACTTCTTGCTGTGTCAATGGTTCTTGCTGCATGTGGTGGTGGTTCCGATAAAGGTGAAGGTGGCGAGGTAGACTTTATTACCATTGCAACTGGAGGTACAGGTGGTACATACTTTCCTCTTGGAGGATCTTTTGCAGACATAATTCAAGATGCGACTTCATTAGATGCAAGTGCTGAAACATCCGGTGCATCTGCTGAAAATATGGCAACACTAAAAGACGGGAAAATTGAAGTTGCCTTTACGCAAACGGATATTGCTAGCTATGCAGCAGAAGGCGAGCAAATGTTTTCTGATAATAAAGTAGAAACTGCTCGTGGAATTGCAACACTATATCCTGAAACAATTCAAATCGTGACAACGAAGGCTTCAGGAATTAAGACTGTCGAAGATTTAAAAGGAAAAGTTGTATCTGTTGGGGAAGCGGGTTCAGGTACTCGCTTAAACGCGGAACAAATTTTAGAAGTCCACGGTATGACATTTGATGATCTTACTGTTCGTGACTTATCGTTCAATGATTCTACTACAGGAATTCAAGATGGAACAATTGATGCAGCATTTATTACTTCAGGAACACCAACAGGTTCAGTAGAAGGACTTGCGGCTACACAAGATATTTCGATTGTGTCAATTGCTGACGATAAGATTGAAGAAATCGTTGGAAAATATCCATACTATGCAAAAGATGAAATTGCTGGTGGAACATATAGTAAGGTTGACGATGCGGTAACAACAGTTGCTGTTCGTGCCATGCTTGTAACTCGTGAGGATTTACCGGAAGACGTTGTCTACGATATTACAAAGGCAATTTTTGAAAATACGGATAAAATTACACACGCAAAAGGTAAAATTATAAGTGCAGAAACCGCTCTAGAGGGTATGGGTATTGAACTACATCCTGGTGCCAAAAAGTACTTTGATGAAATGGGCATTCAGTAA
- a CDS encoding DUF1850 domain-containing protein encodes MRYKLVFSVVILTLLFILMFLPFRLVFIMEDSQGKQFAYSPIHVGERFQIEYTHSIHLSQVEEWYKVGKNLNIVQTKLTFEDTAIGMPATAGEGETFTLTEDGQYELSNMSREFPSINMRVGQVKANHLLHINDATYPFTSFFDGGTGIKISIKKLSVWQMWKGVKIHE; translated from the coding sequence ATGAGATATAAACTAGTTTTCTCCGTCGTTATCCTCACTTTATTATTCATTTTAATGTTTCTTCCGTTCCGCTTAGTGTTTATTATGGAAGATTCCCAAGGAAAGCAATTTGCCTATTCGCCTATTCATGTGGGAGAACGTTTTCAAATTGAGTACACCCATTCTATTCACCTTTCTCAAGTAGAGGAATGGTATAAGGTGGGTAAGAACTTAAACATCGTTCAAACGAAGTTAACGTTCGAGGATACGGCAATAGGGATGCCTGCAACAGCAGGTGAAGGTGAAACATTTACATTAACAGAAGATGGTCAATATGAACTCTCGAACATGAGTCGGGAGTTTCCCTCTATAAATATGAGAGTGGGTCAAGTGAAGGCAAATCATTTATTGCATATAAATGATGCCACCTATCCGTTTACTTCTTTCTTTGATGGAGGGACGGGGATAAAGATTTCAATTAAAAAGCTATCAGTATGGCAAATGTGGAAAGGAGTGAAGATTCATGAGTAA
- a CDS encoding TRAP transporter permease: MSNNHETLSAEEQQELLEKYDPESNTRNLKGVMGWVIFFGLLAFSLFQLFASISQVFPRQILLSVHLGFALSLIFLLFPARKKNLKKGKIAWYDLILATLSIVVGAYWPIMQETIVNRVGIMTTMDFAVGLLAVLLVLEATRRAVGLPITIIAVTFLLYMYYGRSMPGFLSHRGYDLEDIVKTMFFTGEGILGTPLYVSATFIFLFLLFGSFLVKTGVGQYFNDLAVAIAGKRTGGPAKVAIFSSALQGTISGSSVANVVTSGSFTIPMMKKLGYKKEFAGGVEAAASTGGQLMPPIMGAAAFLMVEFIGGVTYWEIAKAAAIPALLYFTGIWIMTHFEAKRIGLRGLTDDEMPNKKEVFKKIYLLIPILTVVVLLVSGMSVMRAALWSIVSTIVVSAIRKDTRIGLKKGIEALVDGARTALAVAAATACAGIIVGVVTKTGLGLKLANGLVDLAASLANTADTKLLLTLFFTMIASIILGMGSPTTANYVITSTIAAPAIILLGAPELAAHLFVFYFGIIADITPPVALAAFAASGVSGGEPIRTGFNAAKLAIAAFIIPYMFVLSPELLMIDTTASELLWIIFTAVTGMIAIGAGMIGFWYRKLNWIERIISVIGGLLLIYPQITTDFIGLAIFVIIFVIQYMTREKGDRKLANA, from the coding sequence ATGAGTAACAACCATGAAACATTATCGGCAGAAGAGCAACAAGAGCTGTTAGAGAAATATGATCCTGAATCGAATACGAGAAATCTTAAGGGAGTCATGGGCTGGGTTATTTTCTTTGGCTTACTTGCCTTCTCACTATTTCAGCTTTTTGCATCAATCTCACAAGTATTTCCGAGACAAATCTTATTAAGTGTTCATTTAGGCTTCGCACTATCTCTTATTTTTCTGCTATTTCCTGCTAGGAAAAAGAACTTAAAAAAAGGAAAGATTGCCTGGTATGATCTGATTCTTGCAACGCTATCAATCGTTGTAGGTGCTTATTGGCCTATTATGCAAGAAACGATTGTCAATCGAGTTGGGATTATGACGACTATGGATTTTGCGGTTGGATTGTTGGCCGTCCTTCTCGTTTTAGAAGCGACAAGGCGTGCTGTGGGACTACCAATCACAATAATCGCTGTTACCTTTTTACTTTATATGTATTACGGTAGGTCGATGCCTGGATTTTTATCCCATCGCGGCTATGATTTAGAGGATATCGTCAAAACGATGTTCTTTACAGGGGAAGGTATATTAGGTACTCCGTTATATGTATCAGCAACCTTTATATTCTTATTTCTATTATTTGGTTCATTTTTAGTTAAAACGGGAGTAGGGCAATATTTTAATGACCTGGCTGTAGCCATTGCTGGAAAGCGAACAGGAGGTCCTGCTAAAGTAGCCATCTTCTCTTCTGCTTTACAAGGGACGATTAGTGGAAGCTCGGTTGCAAACGTTGTAACATCCGGTTCCTTTACGATTCCAATGATGAAGAAGCTTGGTTACAAGAAAGAGTTTGCTGGCGGGGTAGAAGCTGCTGCCTCTACAGGGGGCCAGTTAATGCCACCAATTATGGGAGCCGCCGCATTTTTAATGGTAGAGTTTATCGGTGGAGTGACCTATTGGGAAATCGCTAAAGCAGCAGCAATCCCAGCTTTGCTTTATTTTACTGGGATTTGGATTATGACTCACTTTGAAGCTAAGCGAATTGGACTGAGAGGCTTAACAGATGATGAGATGCCTAATAAAAAGGAAGTATTTAAGAAGATTTATTTACTGATTCCAATCTTAACAGTGGTTGTGTTATTAGTCAGCGGAATGAGTGTCATGAGAGCTGCACTTTGGTCTATTGTATCAACGATTGTTGTCAGTGCGATTCGGAAAGACACGCGAATTGGACTGAAAAAAGGAATTGAAGCACTAGTTGATGGGGCTCGTACGGCTTTAGCCGTTGCAGCTGCAACGGCCTGTGCTGGAATTATTGTCGGAGTAGTAACGAAAACAGGGCTTGGCCTAAAGCTAGCTAATGGTTTAGTCGATCTTGCAGCAAGTTTAGCGAATACAGCAGACACTAAATTACTGTTGACGTTATTCTTTACGATGATAGCTTCCATCATTTTAGGAATGGGTTCACCAACAACAGCCAACTATGTTATCACATCTACCATTGCAGCACCAGCCATTATATTATTAGGTGCTCCAGAATTGGCTGCTCATTTATTTGTATTTTATTTCGGTATTATTGCAGATATTACACCACCAGTTGCTTTGGCTGCCTTTGCGGCATCGGGAGTTTCCGGCGGTGAACCGATACGAACGGGGTTCAATGCAGCTAAATTGGCGATTGCCGCCTTCATTATTCCTTATATGTTTGTTCTATCACCAGAATTGTTGATGATAGACACAACAGCATCTGAGCTACTATGGATTATCTTTACAGCAGTAACAGGAATGATTGCGATAGGTGCTGGAATGATTGGTTTCTGGTATC